The Accipiter gentilis chromosome 7, bAccGen1.1, whole genome shotgun sequence genome includes a region encoding these proteins:
- the MAF gene encoding transcription factor Maf isoform X2: MASELAMSGSDLPTSPLAMEYVNDFDLMKFEVKKEPVETDRIISQCGRLIAGGSLSSTPMSTPCSSVPPSPSFSAPSPGSGTDQKTHLEDYYWMTGYPQQLNPEALGFSPEDAVEALINSSHHPLPGAFDGYARGQQLAAAAGAAAGSVPPEEMGSAAAVVSAVIAAAAAQGGAPHYHHHHHHPHHGAGGGGGGGGGGGGGGHPHAAAPPGSAPPSSASSAAGSGGSGGGGGGGGGGAGGLHHPHHGGGGGGGGGGGGGLHFDDRFSDEQLVTMSVRELNRQLRGVSKEEVIRLKQKRRTLKNRGYAQSCRFKRVQQRHVLESEKNQLLQQVEHLKQEISRLVRERDAYKEKYEKLVSNGFRENGSSSDNPSSPEFFM, translated from the coding sequence ATGGCATCGGAACTGGCGATGAGCGGCTCCGACCTGCCCACCAGTCCCCTGGCCATGGAATATGTTAATGACTTCGATCTGATGAAGTTTGAAGTGAAAAAGGAGCCGGTGGAGACCGACCGCATCATCAGCCAGTGCGGCCGCTTGATCGCCGGGGGATCGCTCTCTTCCACCCCGATGAGCACGCCCTGCAGCTCCGTGCCCCCGTCCCCCAGCTTCTCGGCGCCCAGCCCCGGCTCCGGCACCGACCAGAAGACCCACCTGGAAGACTACTACTGGATGACGGGCTACCCGCAGCAGCTCAACCCGGAGGCGCTGGGCTTCAGCCCCGAGGACGCGGTGGAGGCGCTCATCAACAGCAGCCACCACCCGCTGCCCGGCGCCTTCGATGGCTATGCTAGAGGGCAGCAGCtggccgcggccgccggcgccgccgccggctccgtgCCGCCCGAGGAGATGGGCTCGGCGGCCGCCGTGGTGTCGGCGGTGatcgccgcggcggcggcgcagggcgGCGCgccccactaccaccaccaccaccaccacccgcaccacggcgccggcggcggcggcggcggcggcggaggcggcggcggcggcgggcacccCCAcgccgcggcgccgccgggcagcgcgccgccctcctccgcctcctcggCCGCCGGCTccggcggctccggcggcggcggcggcggcggcggcggcggggccggggggctgcaccacccgcaccacggcggcggcggcggcggcggcggcggcggcggcggggggctccaCTTCGACGACCGCTTCTCCGACGAGCAGCTGGTGACCATGTCGGTGCGGGAGCTGAACCGGCAGCTGCGGGGCGTCAGCAAGGAAGAGGTGATCCGGctgaagcagaagaggaggaCCCTCAAAAACAGGGGCTATGCCCAGTCCTGCCGCTTCAAGAGGGTCCAGCAGCGGCACGTCCTGGAGTCGGAGAAGaaccagctgctgcagcaagtGGAGCACCTAAAGCAGGAGATCTCCAGGCTGGTCCGGGAGAGGGACGCCTACAAGGAAAAGTACGAGAAGCTGGTCAGCAACGGCTTCAGAGAAAACGGATCCAGCAGCGACAACCCCTCCTCTCCAGAGTTTTTCATGTGA
- the MAF gene encoding transcription factor Maf isoform X1, translating into MASELAMSGSDLPTSPLAMEYVNDFDLMKFEVKKEPVETDRIISQCGRLIAGGSLSSTPMSTPCSSVPPSPSFSAPSPGSGTDQKTHLEDYYWMTGYPQQLNPEALGFSPEDAVEALINSSHHPLPGAFDGYARGQQLAAAAGAAAGSVPPEEMGSAAAVVSAVIAAAAAQGGAPHYHHHHHHPHHGAGGGGGGGGGGGGGGHPHAAAPPGSAPPSSASSAAGSGGSGGGGGGGGGGAGGLHHPHHGGGGGGGGGGGGGLHFDDRFSDEQLVTMSVRELNRQLRGVSKEEVIRLKQKRRTLKNRGYAQSCRFKRVQQRHVLESEKNQLLQQVEHLKQEISRLVRERDAYKEKYEKLVSNGFRENGSSSDNPSSPEFFMYPRESSTTVM; encoded by the coding sequence ATGGCATCGGAACTGGCGATGAGCGGCTCCGACCTGCCCACCAGTCCCCTGGCCATGGAATATGTTAATGACTTCGATCTGATGAAGTTTGAAGTGAAAAAGGAGCCGGTGGAGACCGACCGCATCATCAGCCAGTGCGGCCGCTTGATCGCCGGGGGATCGCTCTCTTCCACCCCGATGAGCACGCCCTGCAGCTCCGTGCCCCCGTCCCCCAGCTTCTCGGCGCCCAGCCCCGGCTCCGGCACCGACCAGAAGACCCACCTGGAAGACTACTACTGGATGACGGGCTACCCGCAGCAGCTCAACCCGGAGGCGCTGGGCTTCAGCCCCGAGGACGCGGTGGAGGCGCTCATCAACAGCAGCCACCACCCGCTGCCCGGCGCCTTCGATGGCTATGCTAGAGGGCAGCAGCtggccgcggccgccggcgccgccgccggctccgtgCCGCCCGAGGAGATGGGCTCGGCGGCCGCCGTGGTGTCGGCGGTGatcgccgcggcggcggcgcagggcgGCGCgccccactaccaccaccaccaccaccacccgcaccacggcgccggcggcggcggcggcggcggcggaggcggcggcggcggcgggcacccCCAcgccgcggcgccgccgggcagcgcgccgccctcctccgcctcctcggCCGCCGGCTccggcggctccggcggcggcggcggcggcggcggcggcggggccggggggctgcaccacccgcaccacggcggcggcggcggcggcggcggcggcggcggcggggggctccaCTTCGACGACCGCTTCTCCGACGAGCAGCTGGTGACCATGTCGGTGCGGGAGCTGAACCGGCAGCTGCGGGGCGTCAGCAAGGAAGAGGTGATCCGGctgaagcagaagaggaggaCCCTCAAAAACAGGGGCTATGCCCAGTCCTGCCGCTTCAAGAGGGTCCAGCAGCGGCACGTCCTGGAGTCGGAGAAGaaccagctgctgcagcaagtGGAGCACCTAAAGCAGGAGATCTCCAGGCTGGTCCGGGAGAGGGACGCCTACAAGGAAAAGTACGAGAAGCTGGTCAGCAACGGCTTCAGAGAAAACGGATCCAGCAGCGACAACCCCTCCTCTCCAGAGTTTTTCAT